A portion of the Pedobacter cryoconitis genome contains these proteins:
- a CDS encoding RDD family protein — translation MESNYVVVVNGKPEGPYDFEQLKHMTIVAGTFVRKPGMDDYKEAHEFPELRALFGFSYEQTAPQYFASFDQRLLAAVIDYFILFLVYIVLLLCCFVFVKGQGERISFALLLLPLIPVFKFIYGVFAEASEKQGTIGKRLLSIKVTDMGGARVSIGLSFLRNLGKVLSVAPFFFGYLYSFLNKKQQCFHDVAAGTLVIKDRLI, via the coding sequence TTGGAATCAAATTATGTTGTAGTCGTTAATGGAAAGCCTGAGGGGCCATACGATTTTGAGCAGTTAAAGCATATGACTATTGTAGCGGGCACCTTTGTAAGGAAGCCCGGAATGGACGATTATAAAGAAGCGCACGAGTTCCCTGAACTCCGTGCGCTTTTTGGTTTTAGCTATGAACAGACTGCCCCGCAGTATTTTGCTTCGTTTGATCAGCGTTTGCTGGCGGCTGTAATTGATTATTTTATTTTGTTTTTGGTTTACATTGTGCTGTTACTTTGCTGTTTTGTTTTTGTGAAGGGGCAGGGGGAAAGGATTTCTTTTGCTTTGTTGTTGTTACCATTGATTCCAGTGTTTAAATTCATTTATGGTGTTTTTGCAGAGGCTTCTGAGAAGCAGGGGACAATTGGGAAAAGACTGTTAAGTATTAAGGTAACGGATATGGGAGGGGCAAGGGTAAGTATTGGTTTGTCTTTCTTAAGGAACCTGGGCAAGGTCTTATCTGTTGCTCCATTTTTTTTTGGGTATCTATATAGTTTTTTGAATAAGAAGCAACAGTGTTTTCACGATGTTGCTGCAGGCACTTTGGTCATCAAGGATCGCCTGATCTAA